ATCACACTCAGAAATTGAAGAAACAAACCATTCGACAGTTTTTGAAAATAAGAAATTTATACGAAAAATATCAAGCAGCATCACCAAGAGATTGTGAATTAACCCTTAGCACTGGCGGTAAATGTGAATGATGTAAATTTTGAACTAGAGCGAGTAAGTGGTCAGCCTATAAGCGATGAGGATCTCATTGCAGATTTAATCCGATGTGCAAACTTGCTATCAACAAAGAATCTTTCGCAAAAGAAATATGCAGAATTTGGAAGATTCGAATACAGCACAATAATTAGGCGTTTTGGCTCTTGGAATGCAGCACTTGCAATGGCAAGCTTAGATATCTCAAATGAAATAAATATTCCAGATGAAAAGTTGTACGAGAATTTACTGATTCTATGGATGCATTATGGCCGACAGCCTCGAAGAATTGAATTAGCAACTTCACCTTCAACAATTTCACAAACGCCATATAATCGACGATTTGGTTCATGGACTGCTGCTCTAGAATGCTTTGTAAAATATGCAAATAGTGCAAACATTATCTCACCAACACAAATAACCGAAATTGAATCAGAAGATTTTAGACATACAACAGGGCGTGACCCATCATTGAGACTGCGTTGGAAAGTATTAAAAAGGGACAATTTCAAGTGCTGCGTCTGTGGCAAAAGCCCAGCAACAAACCCTACTTTAGAGTTGCATGTTGATCACATTTTGCCTTGGAGTAAAGGAGGAGAAACCATTCTTGGAAATCTTCAGACATTATGCTCAAAATGCAATTTAGGAAAATCAAACACTGTCTAAATATTCTGTAATTCGATTATGAATCAGACGCAACCAATGTATACCCACAAGAAAATGACAAATACATGCAGACCGATATATGTATCAAAAAAAATACTACGACTTCGTACAAAACGAAATGACGCATGAGCCGCTGTAGCGGCTCAGCTGCCTAACAATCTCCGTCCACCGGGACCTCCTTATTGTTGCACCGACCCTTCGGCCCGGTGACGAGAGGGCGTTAGGGAAACCCTCCGGGTGGTAAAGCTATAGATGATTAAAAAACAAATAACTAGAAGGGGCCGTGACCAATGAAAATCACAATAACATCAAATTGGAATGGAGAAGTCATTTCTTGTGAATTAAAATCGGTACTTTACCCGGTGAGTACCAAAGTCAACAAATGAGTGGCAGAAAGCATCACTATATACCTCGCTTCCTTCAAAAAGGTTTTGCGTCTCGAATTTCAGGGAAACAGGCTTATGCCTGGGTGTTTAAACGAATTGGCGACCCTTTTGAATCAAACACAGAGGGGATTGGAGCTGAAAGGGATTTTTACACGCGGGATGGAAATTCCGAAGCTGACGAAATTATTACAAGACAAGAAATTGAATTCAATGATACACTAAATCGGCTGAAGGGCGGCGATCTTTCTAATGTCGATGTTCAAAAAATATGCGAGCTGATCATTCATTTTCAAACAAGAACAAAGTGGATTCGAGAAATATTTGAAAAAGATAGCCATTCCCTA
This DNA window, taken from Fibrobacterota bacterium, encodes the following:
- a CDS encoding HNH endonuclease, producing MNDVNFELERVSGQPISDEDLIADLIRCANLLSTKNLSQKKYAEFGRFEYSTIIRRFGSWNAALAMASLDISNEINIPDEKLYENLLILWMHYGRQPRRIELATSPSTISQTPYNRRFGSWTAALECFVKYANSANIISPTQITEIESEDFRHTTGRDPSLRLRWKVLKRDNFKCCVCGKSPATNPTLELHVDHILPWSKGGETILGNLQTLCSKCNLGKSNTV